A stretch of the Xylocopa sonorina isolate GNS202 chromosome 12, iyXylSono1_principal, whole genome shotgun sequence genome encodes the following:
- the Lgs gene encoding BCL9 domain-containing protein legless isoform X2 codes for MARESEVQRALAPVLCFEHVLRGYNVVCPVQHLSRSVRYALAAGTRLTFKIISIVPEIHNFPLHVQQASNMKTEKKTAEPSCVPTTVVKEEPDTDPVKIKEEGTGGNNDDNNGDDTTECPRDSCLDPSNGDGTLSGDNQNNSANQPILNSVKQEGDHNNPTDDMPDCSGNVITADGIQPLVSNVLAKQMGTSTGSGEAQYMQQQSQIFVFSTTLANKGADAVLQGQYPSIIAYHCAQPGTKKYLEKLPNKVNQFRQNPAQWLNNLAMMKQKGHQGGTNNTFQNEQPPDLPALDPNAPPFWNEQPNLRNLNGGNTLGNSEPSLDDANIDVPCLVPSSPGNSANPQPSNSTTMGHSPNLLGGTTSPGPGSLQPSLQGVKVPDENLTPQQRQHREVQLATIRKMQMMLFPEHKEEPANTLDAAQGTAVSTCPSTNVPSVVPTQCPPTMDWHKLHQFHDGKNKASVGSPGTGVPLRGANMVGVPRSQGPPPPYHQTTRSASVPIAIQSPNPSSPNNPTSNLSLPSPRASSALNSPADCNRQFQLSNQRTSHLPGQSPTSQDSPNPTVGNATAVSTTRLNHSNPGTPVSHSHISTLSPSGTTAQKDSSLDFSTSQPPNAQQKQQHGAVNAAGVKEANLMPVPSPQQIQYLNTFEGQELTIQKQPNTSLKDGNLSTNTASNTDISNRILPGNLDSSNQFPARSEGASPVQMDSMNRGFTGSLHSPHTPHTPHTPGNGAPHTPVDPGKSGNKSSASAQSSPAPHNTNIPDSMGPPRTVPASPTTKSDTSPPSTKDTQQQQTQSQQQQQQSQQQSQQPPQQQQQQQQQQQQQQQQQQQQQQNTVTNQSNSGNTTVVPSLGGPSAAFPCGRPSINVSQPSDNVPLNPNNIGGRLGSLTAMSTNHFDPITSLAQMSQQLTNTAASNSLGNEGPIHSGNTGMMQFGNPHGMHMMQMGGEMNGSCHMGGPANEPGEVGGMCMGLAGPPTSYSPTTSHTGSPGVPSKMGHPIMGHGMMSSHSSNAAGTYPGGDPHGPPPRLMTGHVTGPSPYNGANVQVKPSAPNTIQYLPARPNVGHTPRGPPSLDFLQRFTNPLSNLESKMGTPSVNLQYFPNGCVPNSMGPHSGMPSTMSGGLPAMGGSPRMDGQSMNTSVGVHPSMRPVGNMRPQPNLMRMQHMVGGGVFPGGSMDPDKVFPPDMVSQVPNQPNPGMYVSGSKGSPMGLGPPPDATQPLPPSMGGATSNFKNSPFVGSGPSMSDPNYAQQFHNFQQQLYATGTRGSGPPHPSLHPPPNSHSHQQFFMPK; via the exons ATGGCAAGGGAATCTGAGGTGCAGCGTGCATTGGCCCCCGTTCTATGTTTTGAACACGTCCTTCGCGGTTACAACGTGGTGTGTCCCGTGCAGCATTTGAGCCGGAGTGTACGCTATGCACTCGCCGCGGGTACGAGGCTGACATTTAAGATAATTTCCATCGTACCTGAGATACACAACTTC ccgctacacgTCCAGCAAGCATCAAACATGAAAACAGAAAAGAAGACAGCGGAACCAAGTTGCGTACCAACCACTGTTGtcaaagaggaaccagacacaGATCCAGTAAAGATCAAGGAGGAAGGCACTGGGGGTAACAATGATGATAATAATGGAGATGATACCACGGAATGTCCTAGGGATTCTTGTTTGGATCCTTCAAACGGGGATGGTACTTTATCGGGAGATAATCAAAATAACAGTGCAAATCAGCCGATTCTAAACTCAGTGAAGCAAGAAGGTGATCATAACAATCCGACGGATGACATGCCCG ATTGCAGTGGTAACGTGATCACTGCGGACGGtattcaaccattagttagtaATGTTCTTGCGAAACAGATGGGAACTAGCACGGGAAGTGGTGAAGCTCAGTATATGCAACAACAAAGTCAAATTTTTGTATTTTCTACAACATTAGCGAATAAAGGTGCAGATGCAGTGTTGCAAGGACAGTATCCATCAATTATCGCTTACCATTGTGCACAGCCGGGCACTAAAAAGTATTTGGAG AAACTTCCTAATAAAGTTAATCAATTTCGTCAAAATCCTGCACAATGGTTAAACAATCTTGCAATGATGAAACAAAAGGGACATCAAGGAGGTACAAATAATACTTTTCAAAATGAGCAACCTCCAGATTTACCAGCCCTTGATCCTAATGCTCCTCCATTTTGGAATGAACAACCTAATCTAAGGAACTTGAACGGTGGTAATACTCTTGGTAACTCTGAACCATCGTTGGACGATGCAAATATAGATGTGCCTTGCCTAGTACCAAGTTCACCTGGTAATTCAG CGAATCCGCAACCTTCTAATAGTACTACAATGGGCCATAGTCCCAATTTATTAGGAGGTACTACCAGTCCAGGTCCGGGCAGTTTACAGCCATCACTGCAAGGTGTGAAAGTTCCGGACGAAAATTTAACCCCGCAACAAAGGCAACATCGAGAAGTTCAGTTAGCGACTATTAGGAAAATGCAAATGATGCTGTTCCCTGAACATAAAGAGGAACCCGCTAATACGCTAGACGCGGCACAGGGAACAGCAGTATCGACGTGTCCGTCAACAAATGTTCCTTCGGTTGTACCAACTCAATGTCCTCCGACTATGGATTGGCACAAATTGCATCAGTTTCATGATGGGAAAAACAAG GCCAGTGTTGGAAGTCCTGGAACTGGTGTTCCTTTACGAGGTGCTAATATGGTTGGTGTTCCACGCAGTCAAGGTCCACCGCCTCCATATCATCAAACAACCCGATCTGCGAGTGTGCCAATCGCGATACAAAGTCCAAATCCTTCTTCACCTAACAATCCGACCAGTAATTTATCGCTGCCGTCACCTCGCGCTAGTTCAGCTCTAAATTCTCCCGCAGACTGCAACAGACAGTTTCAACTTAGCAATCAGAGAACAAGCCACCTACCTGGACAAAGTCCGACCAGTCAAGACTCTCCGAATCCTACGGTTGGAAATGCAACAGCCGTATCAACAACGAGACTTAATCACAGTAATCCAGGAACTCCTGTTTCTCACTCACACATTTCGACGCTTAGCCCTAGTGGAACGACTGCTCAAAAAGATTCTTCTTTAGACTTCTCCACCAGTCAACCTCCGAATG CTCAGCAAAAGCAGCAACACGGAGCGGTGAACGCAGCGGGTGTTAAGGAAGCGAATCTGATGCCGGTACCGAGTCCTCAACAGATTCAATATCTTAACACCTTTGAGGGACAGGAATTGACTATACAGAAGCAACCAAATACAAGTCTGAAGGATGGCAATTTATCTAC AAATACGGCCAGCAATACAGATATATCGAACAGAATTTTGCCAGGAAATTTGGACAGTAGCAATCAATTTCCTGCCAGATCTGAGGGTGCGAGTCCGGTTCAAATGGATAGCATGAATCGTGGTTTCACAGGCTCCTTACACAGTCCACATACTCCACATACTCCACATACGCCGGGCAATGGTGCTCCACATACGCCGGTCGACCCTGGTAAATCTGGAAACAAGTCGAGTGCGAGTGCCCAAAGTAGTCCAGCTCCGCACAACACGAATATACCAGATAGTATGGGTCCCCCACGAACAGTACCAGCATCGCCTACCACAAAATCAGATACATCACCGCCATCAACGAAAGATACTCAACAACAGCAAACTCAGTcccaacaacagcaacagcaatcGCAACAACAATCACAGCAGCCAccccaacagcagcagcagcagcagcagcaacaacaacaacaacagcagcagcagcaacaacaacaacagaacACAGTTACGAATCAAAGTAATAGCGGGAATACAACGGTGGTGCCATCTTTAGGTGGTCCAAGCGCCGCTTTCCCTTGCGGCAGACCGTCTATTAATGTGAGTCAACCTTCAGACAATGTGCCTCTTAATCCCAACAATATCGGAGGGCGACTGGGCAGTCTAACTGCAATGAGTACAAATCACTTCGATCCTATAACTTCCCTGGCTCAAATGAGCCAGCAACTGACCAACACAGCGGCCAGCAACTCGTTAGGTAACGAAGGACCGATTCATTCTGGAAACACCGGGATGATGCAGTTCGGGAATCCTCACGGTATGCATATGATGCAAATGGGCGGCGAAATGAACGGAAGTTGCCACATGGGAGGTCCGGCTAACGAGCCAGGCGAAGTAGGAGGTATGTGTATGGGTCTGGCAGGGCCGCCGACCAGCTACAGTCCGACAACTTCGCACACAGGAAGCCCGGGTGTGCCCAGTAAAATGGGACATCCCATTATGGGTCACGGGATGATGAGCAGTCATTCGAGTAATGCGGCTGGCACGTATCCTGGTGGTGATCCTCACGGACCACCGCCAAGATTGATGACGGGACACGTGACTGGTCCTAGTCCTTACAACGGAGCGAACGTTCAAGTGAAACCTAGCGCTCCAAACACGATACAATATCTACCAGCAAGGCCCAACGTTGGCCACACGCCTAGAGGGCCGCCTAGCTTGGACTTCCTGCAACGATTCACGAATCCCTTGTCTAATTTAGAGTCAAAGATGGGCACACCGTCTGTAAATCTTCAGTACTTCCCGAATGGTTGTGTACCAAACAGTATGGGCCCGCATAGCGGCATGCCATCAACCATGAGTGGTGGACTTCCTGCAATGGGTGGTTCTCCGAGGATGGACGGGCAATCGATGAATACGTCCGTTGGCGTGCATCCGTCGATGAGACCAGTCGGCAATATGAGACCCCAGCCTAATCTGATGCGAATGCAGCATATGGTTGGTGGTGGCGTCTTTCCAGGCGGTTCGATGGACCCGGATAAAGTCTTCCCGCCCGACATGGTATCGCAAGTTCCCAATCAACCAAACCCTGGCATGTACGTATCCGGCAGCAAAGGCAGTCCCATGGGATTAGGACCGCCGCCAGACGCGACTCAGCCGTTACCTCCGAGCATGGGTGGTGCTACTAGTAATTTCAAGAACAGTCCGTTCGTCGGTAGCGGACCTAGCATGTCGGATCCCAATTATGCTCAACAATTCCACAACTTCCAGCAACAGCTTTACGCAACTGGGACGAGGGGTAGTGGACCGCCGCATCCCTCTCTACATCCGCCGCCGAACTCACATTCGCATCAGCAATTCTTCATGCCGAAATAG
- the Lgs gene encoding BCL9 domain-containing protein legless isoform X1 produces MARESEVQRALAPVLCFEHVLRGYNVVCPVQHLSRSVRYALAAGTRLTFKIISIVPEIHNFPLHVQQASNMKTEKKTAEPSCVPTTVVKEEPDTDPVKIKEEGTGGNNDDNNGDDTTECPRDSCLDPSNGDGTLSGDNQNNSANQPILNSVKQEGDHNNPTDDMPDCSGNVITADGIQPLVSNVLAKQMGTSTGSGEAQYMQQQSQIFVFSTTLANKGADAVLQGQYPSIIAYHCAQPGTKKYLEKLPNKVNQFRQNPAQWLNNLAMMKQKGHQGGTNNTFQNEQPPDLPALDPNAPPFWNEQPNLRNLNGGNTLGNSEPSLDDANIDVPCLVPSSPGNSANPQPSNSTTMGHSPNLLGGTTSPGPGSLQPSLQGVKVPDENLTPQQRQHREVQLATIRKMQMMLFPEHKEEPANTLDAAQGTAVSTCPSTNVPSVVPTQCPPTMDWHKLHQFHDGKNKASVGSPGTGVPLRGANMVGVPRSQGPPPPYHQTTRSASVPIAIQSPNPSSPNNPTSNLSLPSPRASSALNSPADCNRQFQLSNQRTSHLPGQSPTSQDSPNPTVGNATAVSTTRLNHSNPGTPVSHSHISTLSPSGTTAQKDSSLDFSTSQPPNVDGMFCRTLQSLAQQKQQHGAVNAAGVKEANLMPVPSPQQIQYLNTFEGQELTIQKQPNTSLKDGNLSTNTASNTDISNRILPGNLDSSNQFPARSEGASPVQMDSMNRGFTGSLHSPHTPHTPHTPGNGAPHTPVDPGKSGNKSSASAQSSPAPHNTNIPDSMGPPRTVPASPTTKSDTSPPSTKDTQQQQTQSQQQQQQSQQQSQQPPQQQQQQQQQQQQQQQQQQQQQQNTVTNQSNSGNTTVVPSLGGPSAAFPCGRPSINVSQPSDNVPLNPNNIGGRLGSLTAMSTNHFDPITSLAQMSQQLTNTAASNSLGNEGPIHSGNTGMMQFGNPHGMHMMQMGGEMNGSCHMGGPANEPGEVGGMCMGLAGPPTSYSPTTSHTGSPGVPSKMGHPIMGHGMMSSHSSNAAGTYPGGDPHGPPPRLMTGHVTGPSPYNGANVQVKPSAPNTIQYLPARPNVGHTPRGPPSLDFLQRFTNPLSNLESKMGTPSVNLQYFPNGCVPNSMGPHSGMPSTMSGGLPAMGGSPRMDGQSMNTSVGVHPSMRPVGNMRPQPNLMRMQHMVGGGVFPGGSMDPDKVFPPDMVSQVPNQPNPGMYVSGSKGSPMGLGPPPDATQPLPPSMGGATSNFKNSPFVGSGPSMSDPNYAQQFHNFQQQLYATGTRGSGPPHPSLHPPPNSHSHQQFFMPK; encoded by the exons ATGGCAAGGGAATCTGAGGTGCAGCGTGCATTGGCCCCCGTTCTATGTTTTGAACACGTCCTTCGCGGTTACAACGTGGTGTGTCCCGTGCAGCATTTGAGCCGGAGTGTACGCTATGCACTCGCCGCGGGTACGAGGCTGACATTTAAGATAATTTCCATCGTACCTGAGATACACAACTTC ccgctacacgTCCAGCAAGCATCAAACATGAAAACAGAAAAGAAGACAGCGGAACCAAGTTGCGTACCAACCACTGTTGtcaaagaggaaccagacacaGATCCAGTAAAGATCAAGGAGGAAGGCACTGGGGGTAACAATGATGATAATAATGGAGATGATACCACGGAATGTCCTAGGGATTCTTGTTTGGATCCTTCAAACGGGGATGGTACTTTATCGGGAGATAATCAAAATAACAGTGCAAATCAGCCGATTCTAAACTCAGTGAAGCAAGAAGGTGATCATAACAATCCGACGGATGACATGCCCG ATTGCAGTGGTAACGTGATCACTGCGGACGGtattcaaccattagttagtaATGTTCTTGCGAAACAGATGGGAACTAGCACGGGAAGTGGTGAAGCTCAGTATATGCAACAACAAAGTCAAATTTTTGTATTTTCTACAACATTAGCGAATAAAGGTGCAGATGCAGTGTTGCAAGGACAGTATCCATCAATTATCGCTTACCATTGTGCACAGCCGGGCACTAAAAAGTATTTGGAG AAACTTCCTAATAAAGTTAATCAATTTCGTCAAAATCCTGCACAATGGTTAAACAATCTTGCAATGATGAAACAAAAGGGACATCAAGGAGGTACAAATAATACTTTTCAAAATGAGCAACCTCCAGATTTACCAGCCCTTGATCCTAATGCTCCTCCATTTTGGAATGAACAACCTAATCTAAGGAACTTGAACGGTGGTAATACTCTTGGTAACTCTGAACCATCGTTGGACGATGCAAATATAGATGTGCCTTGCCTAGTACCAAGTTCACCTGGTAATTCAG CGAATCCGCAACCTTCTAATAGTACTACAATGGGCCATAGTCCCAATTTATTAGGAGGTACTACCAGTCCAGGTCCGGGCAGTTTACAGCCATCACTGCAAGGTGTGAAAGTTCCGGACGAAAATTTAACCCCGCAACAAAGGCAACATCGAGAAGTTCAGTTAGCGACTATTAGGAAAATGCAAATGATGCTGTTCCCTGAACATAAAGAGGAACCCGCTAATACGCTAGACGCGGCACAGGGAACAGCAGTATCGACGTGTCCGTCAACAAATGTTCCTTCGGTTGTACCAACTCAATGTCCTCCGACTATGGATTGGCACAAATTGCATCAGTTTCATGATGGGAAAAACAAG GCCAGTGTTGGAAGTCCTGGAACTGGTGTTCCTTTACGAGGTGCTAATATGGTTGGTGTTCCACGCAGTCAAGGTCCACCGCCTCCATATCATCAAACAACCCGATCTGCGAGTGTGCCAATCGCGATACAAAGTCCAAATCCTTCTTCACCTAACAATCCGACCAGTAATTTATCGCTGCCGTCACCTCGCGCTAGTTCAGCTCTAAATTCTCCCGCAGACTGCAACAGACAGTTTCAACTTAGCAATCAGAGAACAAGCCACCTACCTGGACAAAGTCCGACCAGTCAAGACTCTCCGAATCCTACGGTTGGAAATGCAACAGCCGTATCAACAACGAGACTTAATCACAGTAATCCAGGAACTCCTGTTTCTCACTCACACATTTCGACGCTTAGCCCTAGTGGAACGACTGCTCAAAAAGATTCTTCTTTAGACTTCTCCACCAGTCAACCTCCGAATG TGGATGGTATGTTTTGCCGCACGCTGCAATCCTTAGCTCAGCAAAAGCAGCAACACGGAGCGGTGAACGCAGCGGGTGTTAAGGAAGCGAATCTGATGCCGGTACCGAGTCCTCAACAGATTCAATATCTTAACACCTTTGAGGGACAGGAATTGACTATACAGAAGCAACCAAATACAAGTCTGAAGGATGGCAATTTATCTAC AAATACGGCCAGCAATACAGATATATCGAACAGAATTTTGCCAGGAAATTTGGACAGTAGCAATCAATTTCCTGCCAGATCTGAGGGTGCGAGTCCGGTTCAAATGGATAGCATGAATCGTGGTTTCACAGGCTCCTTACACAGTCCACATACTCCACATACTCCACATACGCCGGGCAATGGTGCTCCACATACGCCGGTCGACCCTGGTAAATCTGGAAACAAGTCGAGTGCGAGTGCCCAAAGTAGTCCAGCTCCGCACAACACGAATATACCAGATAGTATGGGTCCCCCACGAACAGTACCAGCATCGCCTACCACAAAATCAGATACATCACCGCCATCAACGAAAGATACTCAACAACAGCAAACTCAGTcccaacaacagcaacagcaatcGCAACAACAATCACAGCAGCCAccccaacagcagcagcagcagcagcagcaacaacaacaacaacagcagcagcagcaacaacaacaacagaacACAGTTACGAATCAAAGTAATAGCGGGAATACAACGGTGGTGCCATCTTTAGGTGGTCCAAGCGCCGCTTTCCCTTGCGGCAGACCGTCTATTAATGTGAGTCAACCTTCAGACAATGTGCCTCTTAATCCCAACAATATCGGAGGGCGACTGGGCAGTCTAACTGCAATGAGTACAAATCACTTCGATCCTATAACTTCCCTGGCTCAAATGAGCCAGCAACTGACCAACACAGCGGCCAGCAACTCGTTAGGTAACGAAGGACCGATTCATTCTGGAAACACCGGGATGATGCAGTTCGGGAATCCTCACGGTATGCATATGATGCAAATGGGCGGCGAAATGAACGGAAGTTGCCACATGGGAGGTCCGGCTAACGAGCCAGGCGAAGTAGGAGGTATGTGTATGGGTCTGGCAGGGCCGCCGACCAGCTACAGTCCGACAACTTCGCACACAGGAAGCCCGGGTGTGCCCAGTAAAATGGGACATCCCATTATGGGTCACGGGATGATGAGCAGTCATTCGAGTAATGCGGCTGGCACGTATCCTGGTGGTGATCCTCACGGACCACCGCCAAGATTGATGACGGGACACGTGACTGGTCCTAGTCCTTACAACGGAGCGAACGTTCAAGTGAAACCTAGCGCTCCAAACACGATACAATATCTACCAGCAAGGCCCAACGTTGGCCACACGCCTAGAGGGCCGCCTAGCTTGGACTTCCTGCAACGATTCACGAATCCCTTGTCTAATTTAGAGTCAAAGATGGGCACACCGTCTGTAAATCTTCAGTACTTCCCGAATGGTTGTGTACCAAACAGTATGGGCCCGCATAGCGGCATGCCATCAACCATGAGTGGTGGACTTCCTGCAATGGGTGGTTCTCCGAGGATGGACGGGCAATCGATGAATACGTCCGTTGGCGTGCATCCGTCGATGAGACCAGTCGGCAATATGAGACCCCAGCCTAATCTGATGCGAATGCAGCATATGGTTGGTGGTGGCGTCTTTCCAGGCGGTTCGATGGACCCGGATAAAGTCTTCCCGCCCGACATGGTATCGCAAGTTCCCAATCAACCAAACCCTGGCATGTACGTATCCGGCAGCAAAGGCAGTCCCATGGGATTAGGACCGCCGCCAGACGCGACTCAGCCGTTACCTCCGAGCATGGGTGGTGCTACTAGTAATTTCAAGAACAGTCCGTTCGTCGGTAGCGGACCTAGCATGTCGGATCCCAATTATGCTCAACAATTCCACAACTTCCAGCAACAGCTTTACGCAACTGGGACGAGGGGTAGTGGACCGCCGCATCCCTCTCTACATCCGCCGCCGAACTCACATTCGCATCAGCAATTCTTCATGCCGAAATAG